Proteins encoded together in one Ammospiza caudacuta isolate bAmmCau1 chromosome 27, bAmmCau1.pri, whole genome shotgun sequence window:
- the PSMD11 gene encoding 26S proteasome non-ATPase regulatory subunit 11: MAAAAVLELQRAQSLLSTDREASIGILHSIVKRDVQENDEEAVQVKEQSILELGSLLAKTGQAEELGGLLKYVRPFLNSISKAKAARLVRSLLDLFLDMEAATGQEVDLCLECIEWAKSEKRTFLRQALEARLVSLYFDTKRYQEALQLGSQLLRELKKMDDKALLVEVQLLESKTYHALSNLPKARAALTSARTTANAIYCPPKLQAALDMQSGIIHAAEEKDWKTAYSYFYEAFEGNDSIDNPKAITALKYMLLCKIMLNSPEDVQALVSGKLALRYAGRQTEALKCVAQASKNRSLADFEKALTDYKVELRDDPIINTHLAKLYDNLLEQNLIRVIEPFSRVQIEHISSLIKLSKAEVERKLSQMILDKKFHGILDQGEGVLIIFDEPPVDKTYEAALETIQNMSKVVDSLYNKAKKLT, from the exons atggcggcggcggcggtgctggagctgcagcgcGCGCAGTCCCTGCTCTCCACCGACCGCGAGGCCTCCATCGGCATCCTGCACTCCATCG TGAAACGTGATGTCCAGGAAAACGATGAAGAAGCAGTGCAAGTCAAAGAGCAGAGCATCCTGGAGCTGGGGTCACTGCTGGCCAAGACTGGGCAGGCAGAAG AGCTGGGAGGACTCCTGAAGTACGTGAGGCCCTTCCTGAACTCCATCAGCAAGGCCAAGGCTGCTCGCCTGGTGCGCTCCCTGCTCGACCTCTTCCTGGACATGGAGGCAGCCACAGGACaggag GTTGACCTGTGTTTAGAGTGTATTGAATGGGCCAAATCAGAGAAAAGGACTTTCCTACGCCAGGCTCTGGAG gccaggctggtcTCTCTCTACTTTGACACCAAGAGGTACCAAGAAGCTCTGCAGCTAG gctcccagctgctcagggagtTGAAGAAGATGGATGACAAGGCACTGCTGGTGGAGGTGCAGCTCCTAGAGAGCAAGACTTACCATGCCCTGAGCAATCTGCCAAAAGCAAGAGCAGCCTTAACCTCGGCCAGGACTACAGCCAATGCCATCTACTGTCCCCccaagctgcaggcagcactggaCATGCAGTCAG GTATTATCCATGCAGCAGAAGAGAAGGACTGGAAAACAGCCTATTCATATTTTTATGAGGCATTTGAGGGCAATGATTCAATTGACAACCCCAAAGCCATCACTGCTCTGAAATACATGCTGCTGTGCAAAATCATGCTCAACAG CCCAGAAGATGTGCAAGCATTGGTGAGTGGGAAGCTTGCTCTGCGGTATGCAGGAAGACAG ACAGAAGCACTAAAATGTGTGGCACAGGCCAGCAAGAACCGGTCGCTGGCAGATTTTGAAAAG gctCTGACAGACTACAAGGTGGAGCTCAGGGACGATCCCATCATAAACACTCACCTGGCCAAGCTCTATGATAATTTATTGGAACAGAACCTGATCAGAGTCATTGAACCCTTCTCCAGAGTACAG ATTGAACACATATCCAGCCTCATCAAGCTCTCAAAG GCTGAGGTAGAAAGGAAACTGTCACAGATGATCTTGGACAAGAAGTTTCATG GAATCCTTGACCAGGGCGAGGGCGTCCTGATCATCTTTGACGAACCCCCCGTAGACAAAACTTACGAGGCCGCCCTCGAGACCATTCAGAACATGAGCAAAGTAGTGGATTCGCTCTACAACAAAGCCAAGAAGTTGACATAG